One stretch of Miscanthus floridulus cultivar M001 unplaced genomic scaffold, ASM1932011v1 fs_266_7_8, whole genome shotgun sequence DNA includes these proteins:
- the LOC136531044 gene encoding uncharacterized protein encodes MLASATRAGTTSTKPGHAAGAVRGAGAGAGGSGTPAVVVTGAGQQEVTVSQFVAQLDEAARLRLDSMHQRLRLLEQQMETLEAEVGKASNTRMDTYA; translated from the exons ATGCttgcgagcgcgacgagagcagGGACGACGTCGACCAAGCCCGGCCACGCCGCGGGCGCCGTCcgtggagccggagccggagccggcggCAGCGGCACCCCCGCCGTCGTCGTCACCGGCGCCGGGCAACAGGAGGTCACCGTCTCGCAGTTCGTCGCCCAGCTAG ATGAGGCGGCGCGGCTGAGGCTGGACAGCATGCACCAGAGGCTGAGGCTGCTGGAGCAGCAGATGGAGACGCTGGAGGCCGAGGTCGGCAAAGCCAGCAACACTAGGATGGACACCTACGCCTAG